The proteins below are encoded in one region of Metabacillus dongyingensis:
- the serA gene encoding phosphoglycerate dehydrogenase, with translation MYRILVSDSMSADGLQPMLAAENVEVVQKKASEAADELHTFHALLVRSATKVTDELIGKMPSLKIIARAGVGIDNIDLDAATKHGVVVINAPDGNTISTAEHTFAMMTSLLRHIPQANVSVKSNEWNRTAYVGTELYGKTLGIVGLGRIGTEIAKRAQAFGVNVLVFDPFLTRDRAAKISVKSASLDELLEQADIITVHTPLTKETRGLIGAKSLPKTKKGVYLLNCARGGIIDEEAVIPFLENGHIAGLALDVFEIEPPVNHPLLKYDNVIATPHLGASTKEAQLNVAAQVAQDVLHFLDGKMVTTSVNLPTLTKEVFEKIQPFYKLAKKMGNVVSQCMKEPVNDISIKYEGSVAELETSFITKSLIAGFLTPRVASNVNEVNAGMIAKERGISFSEKITSNQSGYANCITVAIHGDQTTFEIKGTHIPHYGERIVGINSFNIDFYPSGHLIYIQHTDKPGVIGRVGRILGDHEVNIATMQVGRKNAGGEAIMMLSFDRSLDESLLTTLSEIDDIVSIRAIEL, from the coding sequence ATGTATCGAATTCTAGTTTCAGATTCAATGAGTGCAGATGGACTTCAGCCTATGCTTGCAGCAGAAAATGTAGAGGTTGTTCAGAAAAAAGCGTCTGAGGCAGCAGACGAGCTGCATACTTTTCACGCTTTGCTTGTCAGAAGTGCCACTAAAGTGACGGATGAGTTAATAGGTAAAATGCCTTCTCTTAAAATAATCGCAAGAGCCGGCGTTGGAATCGATAACATCGATCTTGATGCAGCGACTAAACATGGCGTTGTCGTCATTAATGCACCAGACGGAAATACGATATCTACAGCTGAGCATACATTTGCTATGATGACTTCCCTTCTCCGCCATATTCCGCAGGCGAATGTTTCGGTTAAATCTAATGAATGGAATCGTACAGCATATGTAGGAACTGAGCTTTACGGCAAGACATTGGGTATTGTCGGTCTCGGCAGAATCGGAACAGAAATTGCCAAACGCGCGCAGGCGTTTGGAGTAAATGTGCTTGTATTTGACCCATTTCTAACACGTGACCGCGCAGCAAAAATATCAGTAAAAAGCGCGAGTCTTGATGAACTTCTCGAGCAGGCAGATATCATAACGGTTCACACCCCTCTCACAAAAGAAACACGCGGACTTATTGGAGCAAAATCATTGCCTAAGACTAAAAAAGGCGTTTATTTGCTCAACTGTGCACGAGGCGGGATTATCGATGAAGAAGCCGTCATCCCGTTTTTAGAGAACGGCCATATTGCAGGATTAGCGCTAGATGTATTTGAAATAGAACCTCCTGTTAATCACCCGCTGTTGAAATATGACAATGTGATTGCAACTCCGCATTTAGGAGCTTCTACCAAGGAAGCGCAGCTAAACGTTGCAGCCCAGGTCGCTCAGGATGTTCTTCATTTTCTTGACGGCAAAATGGTGACTACATCCGTCAACCTGCCTACATTAACAAAAGAAGTATTTGAAAAAATTCAGCCTTTTTACAAGCTTGCCAAGAAAATGGGAAACGTTGTATCACAGTGTATGAAAGAGCCTGTGAATGACATATCTATAAAATATGAAGGATCAGTAGCTGAGCTTGAAACTTCATTTATTACAAAAAGCTTGATTGCAGGGTTCTTAACTCCCCGTGTTGCATCGAATGTAAATGAAGTAAACGCAGGAATGATTGCAAAAGAACGCGGGATCAGCTTCAGTGAAAAAATCACTTCAAATCAGTCTGGGTATGCAAATTGCATCACTGTTGCCATTCATGGAGATCAAACGACCTTTGAAATAAAAGGCACGCACATTCCTCATTACGGTGAGCGAATTGTCGGCATTAATTCTTTCAATATCGACTTTTATCCATCAGGACATCTTATTTATATTCAGCACACCGATAAGCCTGGGGTCATTGGACGCGTAGGACGGATTTTAGGTGACCATGAAGTAAATATTGCAACCATGCAAGTAGGACGAAAAAATGCAGGCGGAGAAGCCATCATGATGCTCTCATTCGACCGTTCATTAGACGAATCCCTGCTGACAACTTTATCTGAAATTGATGATATCGTTTCTATTAGAGCGATTGAATTATGA
- a CDS encoding CPBP family intramembrane glutamic endopeptidase, whose amino-acid sequence MVKRQNELVKRMTDGQLLQQLYFTQILLLTISIFLSMMLFNRLSDFQAIWRPELAEILLIGGFTAVIVLIGDWIIMRTMPKEWYDDGGINEKMFRHRSLPHIFFLCLIISFTEELLFRGVIQTHFGIWTASFIFAILHFRYLTKGLLFIMVILISLLLGFVYNWTGNLFVTVFAHFLIDLVFAIQIRMQYINGGEKNE is encoded by the coding sequence ATGGTTAAGCGTCAAAATGAACTTGTAAAAAGAATGACAGATGGACAGCTGCTTCAGCAGCTCTATTTTACTCAAATTTTACTACTTACAATTTCCATCTTTTTAAGTATGATGTTATTTAACAGGCTGTCTGATTTTCAGGCAATATGGCGCCCTGAATTGGCAGAAATACTGCTGATTGGCGGATTCACTGCTGTTATTGTGCTGATAGGCGATTGGATCATTATGCGGACAATGCCAAAAGAATGGTATGATGATGGCGGCATCAATGAAAAAATGTTCAGGCACCGTTCCTTGCCGCACATTTTCTTTCTATGCCTAATAATCTCTTTTACAGAGGAGCTTTTATTTCGAGGGGTCATTCAGACACATTTCGGCATTTGGACGGCAAGCTTCATCTTTGCCATTCTGCATTTTCGTTATTTAACAAAAGGGCTGCTGTTTATTATGGTGATTCTGATCAGTTTGCTGTTAGGGTTTGTGTATAACTGGACAGGAAATTTATTCGTGACAGTCTTTGCACACTTTTTAATTGATTTGGTATTTGCCATTCAAATTCGTATGCAGTATATTAACGGAGGTGAAAAAAATGAGTAA
- a CDS encoding ECF transporter S component, with translation MQQSKVKKQVSIAMLASVGFVLMIFNFPIGFSSFLELDFGDVPAIIAAILFGPAAGIMVEAIKNILHYIIMGNATGVPVGQLANFVAGVLYILPASYMYRKMNSMRGLAIGLSIGTIVMALVMSVLNYYLFIPAYTWFLNAPAMEAPELRALIAGGILPFNLIKGIVMGFVFMAIFAKLKTWVHAQSDYKRAA, from the coding sequence ATGCAGCAAAGTAAGGTGAAAAAGCAAGTATCAATCGCAATGCTTGCAAGTGTAGGGTTTGTTTTAATGATTTTTAATTTTCCAATTGGATTTTCAAGCTTTTTAGAGCTTGATTTCGGAGATGTTCCGGCCATAATTGCAGCTATTCTGTTTGGGCCTGCAGCAGGAATTATGGTTGAAGCGATTAAAAATATTCTTCATTACATTATCATGGGGAATGCAACAGGAGTTCCTGTTGGCCAGCTGGCTAATTTTGTCGCAGGTGTTTTATATATTCTGCCTGCTTCCTATATGTACCGTAAAATGAATTCAATGAGAGGCCTTGCAATTGGACTTTCAATCGGCACAATCGTAATGGCCTTAGTCATGAGCGTGTTAAATTATTACCTGTTCATACCGGCATACACCTGGTTCCTAAATGCCCCGGCAATGGAAGCGCCAGAATTGCGCGCACTTATTGCTGGAGGAATTCTGCCTTTTAACTTAATCAAAGGAATTGTCATGGGATTCGTGTTTATGGCGATCTTCGCCAAGCTGAAAACATGGGTTCATGCACAATCTGACTATAAACGTGCTGCTTAA
- a CDS encoding ferredoxin, which yields MAKYTIVDKDTCIACGACGAAAPDIYDYDDEGIAFVTLDDNQGIVEVPEILEEDMMDAYEGCPTDSIKIADESFDGDALKFE from the coding sequence ATGGCAAAGTATACAATCGTTGACAAAGATACTTGCATTGCTTGCGGTGCATGTGGAGCAGCAGCACCAGACATTTATGATTATGATGATGAGGGTATTGCATTTGTAACCCTTGATGATAACCAGGGAATTGTCGAAGTACCTGAAATCTTAGAGGAAGACATGATGGACGCTTATGAAGGCTGCCCGACTGATTCCATTAAAATTGCAGATGAGTCTTTTGACGGCGACGCTTTAAAGTTTGAATAG
- a CDS encoding DUF2663 family protein, producing MEKQIEQLNDSTDLATKQMLQSVLNKKRKYERYKKNCFRCQMFTLTGGMAFFLYFYQFIVVPNDSNIGYMLGELVGSAFHFFIILTIGAGYATAHYYKKKEEKYEKEYHGLRTEIIRKSSELWPQPYHWKKRGEVYDMMKKDFDINLYFESK from the coding sequence GTGGAAAAACAAATAGAGCAGCTGAATGATTCTACCGATTTAGCGACTAAACAAATGCTTCAAAGCGTGCTGAATAAAAAAAGAAAATATGAGCGATATAAAAAGAATTGTTTTAGATGTCAGATGTTTACACTTACTGGCGGTATGGCCTTTTTCCTCTACTTTTATCAATTTATTGTCGTTCCAAACGACAGCAATATTGGATATATGCTCGGTGAATTAGTTGGAAGCGCATTTCACTTTTTCATCATATTAACTATTGGTGCAGGGTATGCAACCGCTCATTATTATAAGAAAAAAGAAGAAAAATACGAAAAGGAATATCATGGATTAAGAACGGAAATTATCCGCAAGAGCTCTGAACTGTGGCCGCAGCCTTATCATTGGAAAAAAAGAGGCGAGGTTTATGACATGATGAAAAAAGATTTTGATATTAACCTTTATTTTGAAAGCAAGTAA
- a CDS encoding RecQ family ATP-dependent DNA helicase — protein sequence MNVQEALKRHFGHDTFRTGQENIIIDLIAGNDTIALLPTGGGKSLCYQLPAYILEGTVLIISPLLSLMEDQIQQIRMRGEKRVIGLNGALSYMERQKALLNLNQYKYIFASPEILQSEAVASALRNINLSLFVVDEAHCISQWGHDFRTDYSKLGELRGKLGQAPCIALTATATPEVLKDIESSLQMKNAKMHIQSVNRSNIAIMIEECHSLENKMKRVSELVKKLKGPGIIYCSSRKWTENLEQFLKMEGVHDTACYHAGMEQEQRTLIQQQFVYDQLEVVCCTNAFGMGVNKGNVRYVIHFHFPAQMESYVQEIGRAGRDGLPSVAISLIGSGDMEIPLALLESEFSTYEQLHQTLYLLSAGTEAEEAFERTGVNEVQGRFILHHLEKLSYPLPGNEQQSLNVIWGKIEDRRKFKKRKLNAVMKWLLSKECRRQGILKYFEEKNLQTQEICCDRCGLDLLKYEEREEKHTHLQLLEWKAELKAIFGQSE from the coding sequence ATGAACGTTCAAGAAGCATTAAAGCGCCATTTCGGCCATGATACCTTTCGAACTGGCCAGGAAAACATCATCATTGACCTTATAGCCGGCAATGATACAATAGCCCTGCTTCCGACTGGAGGAGGGAAATCACTGTGCTATCAGCTGCCTGCGTACATTCTGGAAGGAACGGTTCTGATCATTTCCCCGCTTCTTTCACTAATGGAAGATCAGATCCAGCAAATTCGAATGCGCGGAGAAAAAAGGGTTATTGGCTTAAACGGTGCTCTCTCTTATATGGAAAGGCAAAAAGCATTGCTTAACCTGAATCAATACAAATATATTTTTGCATCCCCAGAAATTCTGCAGTCAGAAGCCGTTGCTTCTGCACTTCGTAACATTAACCTATCTTTATTTGTTGTTGATGAAGCTCACTGCATTTCACAATGGGGCCATGATTTCAGAACGGATTACTCAAAGCTCGGTGAGTTAAGAGGAAAACTTGGCCAGGCACCGTGCATAGCCCTGACAGCAACTGCGACTCCTGAAGTACTTAAGGATATTGAGAGTTCTCTGCAGATGAAGAACGCGAAAATGCATATTCAATCAGTTAATCGCAGCAATATAGCAATTATGATTGAGGAATGTCATTCGCTTGAAAATAAAATGAAAAGAGTTTCTGAGCTGGTTAAAAAGCTGAAAGGGCCAGGGATTATATACTGCTCAAGCAGAAAATGGACTGAAAACCTAGAGCAGTTTTTAAAAATGGAAGGCGTTCATGATACAGCCTGCTATCATGCAGGGATGGAGCAAGAGCAAAGGACCCTTATACAGCAGCAGTTTGTTTATGATCAATTAGAAGTAGTTTGCTGTACAAATGCATTTGGAATGGGTGTTAATAAAGGAAATGTCAGATATGTCATCCATTTTCATTTTCCGGCTCAAATGGAATCATACGTTCAGGAAATAGGGAGAGCTGGAAGAGACGGTCTGCCAAGTGTAGCGATATCTCTTATTGGAAGCGGAGATATGGAAATACCATTGGCCCTGCTGGAATCGGAATTTTCAACATATGAACAGCTTCACCAGACCCTTTATCTTCTCTCAGCAGGTACGGAAGCTGAGGAAGCATTTGAACGGACTGGTGTAAATGAAGTTCAGGGAAGGTTTATTCTGCATCATTTAGAAAAGCTTTCTTATCCTCTGCCCGGAAATGAACAACAATCGTTAAATGTAATATGGGGAAAAATTGAAGACAGGCGAAAATTCAAAAAGAGAAAACTAAATGCCGTAATGAAATGGTTGCTTTCAAAAGAATGCAGGAGACAGGGCATTCTCAAATACTTTGAGGAAAAGAATTTACAAACACAGGAGATTTGCTGTGACAGGTGCGGACTTGATCTTTTGAAGTACGAAGAAAGGGAAGAGAAGCATACTCATTTGCAGCTCCTTGAGTGGAAGGCAGAATTAAAGGCTATATTTGGCCAGAGCGAGTGA
- a CDS encoding helix-turn-helix domain-containing protein, producing MTQNYLDIIYLDCLKKFGGERSSSAVFHLLKGKKSSQTIQDSKLFHLSNLFGMYPGLKRKDFDAAVHFLTKEGYLSYSDKDTHVLTNKAETLLESVLVNKPVPESLNGSIYASNGFLFWKRLMLMTQVLSHSIAGSTTYLPVTKDEKVQRWVKQFLKRSAMNKTELSDALYHEMLSHLQRFSDREAAIWVYQLTSNQRIGLTYEQLGEKFKEDTEYIKILFWNLIHRVLEECSLKTQQYPLLYSIVQDLSRIHPLTESTSKTLQLIHLGKSLEDIARIRHLKQSTIEDHIVEISLNDSSFDLSMFLADDCLQVIASKIEELNTHQLRIVKEALKDRYSYFQIRLAFTRL from the coding sequence ATGACTCAAAATTATTTAGATATTATCTATTTAGATTGCCTGAAGAAATTTGGCGGGGAACGCTCATCATCAGCCGTTTTCCATTTGTTAAAAGGAAAAAAATCCTCCCAGACTATCCAGGACAGCAAGCTGTTTCACCTTTCAAATTTATTCGGCATGTATCCGGGTTTAAAGAGAAAAGATTTTGATGCAGCTGTGCACTTTCTCACAAAAGAAGGGTACTTAAGTTATTCAGATAAAGATACTCATGTATTAACAAATAAAGCTGAAACGCTCCTTGAATCAGTACTGGTCAATAAGCCTGTTCCCGAAAGTTTGAATGGATCAATCTATGCATCAAACGGTTTTCTTTTCTGGAAGAGGCTCATGCTGATGACACAAGTTCTGTCCCACTCAATAGCAGGCAGTACAACATATTTGCCTGTAACAAAAGATGAAAAAGTGCAGCGGTGGGTTAAGCAATTTTTAAAAAGGTCAGCTATGAATAAAACGGAGCTGTCAGATGCTCTATATCATGAAATGCTCAGTCATCTTCAGCGCTTTTCAGATCGGGAGGCAGCGATTTGGGTTTATCAATTGACTTCAAATCAGCGCATTGGTTTGACGTACGAACAGCTGGGCGAAAAATTTAAAGAAGATACAGAGTACATAAAAATCTTGTTTTGGAACCTCATTCATCGTGTACTTGAAGAATGCAGCCTGAAAACACAGCAATATCCGCTTTTGTACTCGATTGTACAAGACCTTTCAAGAATTCACCCTCTTACTGAATCTACCTCAAAAACGCTGCAGCTGATCCATCTGGGAAAATCATTAGAGGACATTGCAAGAATCCGGCATTTAAAACAAAGCACGATTGAAGATCATATCGTGGAGATTTCATTGAATGACTCTTCATTTGATTTATCCATGTTTTTAGCGGATGATTGTCTGCAGGTTATTGCTAGTAAGATTGAAGAATTAAACACGCATCAGCTGAGAATTGTAAAAGAAGCACTGAAAGACCGTTATTCATATTTTCAGATCAGGCTCGCTTTTACGCGTCTTTAG
- a CDS encoding LysM peptidoglycan-binding domain-containing protein, translated as MSKKEEAASTRASRQNNIDEYKTRTGSYPSRSEIHNKDKKKSKYKYPAISLLALFFFLLPIVFYYSISYFDNRGKTVNGENISDYEDVLIKYGDEEEEEEQEQSSDEQSLEESEEKTHEAEQASISSAQTNVNKQAEEAPLKIAAEKEQQPEKKEASVQPEPQKNEPEPEPEPEPEPEPEPEPEPEPKEEYKVIEHTVGPEENLFRISVKYYRDRSGEAIIKQWNQLSGDSVYEGQVLKIPLKQ; from the coding sequence ATGAGTAAAAAAGAAGAAGCAGCTTCGACTCGTGCCTCAAGACAAAATAATATAGATGAGTACAAAACAAGAACGGGAAGCTATCCATCCCGAAGTGAAATTCATAACAAAGACAAAAAAAAATCAAAGTATAAATATCCCGCTATAAGTTTACTGGCCTTATTCTTTTTTCTGCTTCCAATAGTGTTTTACTACAGTATTTCTTATTTCGACAACCGGGGTAAAACCGTCAACGGAGAAAATATTTCCGACTATGAAGATGTTTTAATAAAATACGGTGACGAAGAGGAAGAAGAGGAACAGGAACAGTCTTCTGATGAACAGTCCTTAGAAGAATCTGAAGAGAAAACACATGAAGCTGAGCAAGCGTCCATAAGCTCAGCCCAAACAAATGTCAATAAGCAAGCCGAGGAAGCACCTCTTAAAATTGCAGCAGAAAAAGAGCAGCAGCCAGAAAAAAAGGAAGCATCTGTACAGCCTGAACCCCAAAAAAATGAACCAGAACCAGAACCAGAACCAGAACCAGAACCAGAACCAGAACCAGAACCAGAACCAGAACCTAAAGAAGAGTATAAAGTAATAGAACACACAGTGGGACCTGAAGAAAATCTGTTCAGAATCTCCGTAAAATATTACCGCGACCGCTCAGGCGAGGCTATAATTAAGCAATGGAATCAGCTCAGCGGAGACAGTGTGTATGAAGGTCAAGTACTTAAAATACCGCTTAAACAGTAA